CATCATTTACGCAACAACATTAGCACAATGCCACATGACTCACATAATGGAAAAATATGCCCAATAGATGCTTTATCTAGCTTCTTTAATATAGTTATAGATAAGTAACAGAGCTGATTAATTATCAGAGAGATGGGTCAGAGTTTTTGTTGCATCAATGATCCTTGTACTAAAAATGCAACTCTTGATAGCAATATAATTATACAAAGCTATACAAATGATGCTGATCTTCCACACAAGTGTTCAGAAATACTAAAAGATGCATGTATTGACGTCCACAGTTACTGCAAGGACAAACTTTATGACATGCTCTATAAAGGAATACTGATTTCGGACGGCAAGACCAAGGTACCTACTCTTGCACAacaaattttcttctttttttaaaaaaaaatattattaactaTGTAGAAAAATACTTTGGTGATCCATATTATGTGTTATTTTTTAGTTTGGACGCACGTCTTAAGAAATTTACTCACCCTAAATAACAAGAGGCGTTCATTAAATCAACCTTAATTAAATAGTATCTATTCAATgtgatttctttattatttaaaatccatctattgttttaaaaaaactaatacCTTCTTGCTTatttaagaatttatttattttggattaTATATAAAAGCTAAAAATTATCATATAATATGAAACCTAAGAAGTAGTAATTAAACTTTGATTTTCAAGCATAATTAATATGgctaattttataaaataaacccTTATTACTCTATCCTTTTTTCATTTAGTTGTCATGATAaggttttcttaaaaaaagattaatcaagagtataaattaatttatatttcccttattaatttttcaatttGACAAGTATTTGTACTTTTTAAAGAAATATGCCAAAGAGATAGAGGACAAATAAAATGATCgaaatgaattataattttaagtttaattattagTTTTTGGGTTTAATTCATTTTCGGTGAGGAATTAACATAGTTTGGATAAATGCAGTATTGGGTAGATAGAGAGACGGGGAAAAATTGTTTCATGTTGTTTGcaaaaaatctggaaattaTTGGCCAAACGGATCATCGTAACTGGAGCTGGCAGAGATCCAAAGAGTAATGCCTTCAATccctatttttaatatttttcaattgcaacctttgtctctataaatttattattatcattttcataTTCGACAGTATTCAacttttaatttgaaaataaaaaaaaaacttccgAATAAAATATTAAACGCTTCGAAATGAattacacaatttttttttacagatctcataattgtttttaaaaaaattgtacttTATACCTCTACAGTCTACGGCTGGACTTGTCCTGTTCAATAACATTATGCTTAAATTCagttctttatttattatagttcAAATTTACACTTAaaactaacaacaacaatatatagCAACATCTCAACGCACTTTTATAAGTGGGGGTGTGAGGTAGAGTATTTAGAATTTTCATTTATCAAggggttcaaaatttgaaaaataaaaacacgAACTATTTGAATGAAATTCGACAtctgctatatatatataaaaaataattttaatcatatataaatagtataatattTCACTGGTGTACTTAGAGTTACTCCTACACCCTTCATATACATTATGAAGGTAGATAAACTATTTCCCCTAGAGATATGAGATATGAGATCATGTTAATTTTGCAGAGATATGAGAGCTGAAATCGCTGTGATGGGAGAAGTGGAGGAACTTTCAGTTCATGGGAGCTTTAACGCGGAATTGCTTTCACCAGACACCAAGTATAAGGTTGAATTTGTTTTGCGGTTCAGAAAAAGCAAACATGTTTCTGGCTGGGACAAAAATCCAGTTAGAACTGTATTAGTACCAccaggaaagacatggaaagaaGCCATACAAAACAAAGTAAATTTAGCAAAAAGAGGCTCTGAGGAGCCATTTGAAATTCTAGCTGGGGAGTTCTTCATTCCACAATTTATCTCCCATGAACAAATTCAGTTTATTCTGGATGAAAAGAAGGAGAGGAAAACAGGTCTTGTTATCAAAGGTGTTAAAATTACACCTGTCGTTTGAATAATTACATACTCTTTTCagttcaaattatatatacatatataaagaaATGTACGTACGTGCGTGTTCGTATACATGGATTAAGATTACAAATTTCTAATTCGTTGTCATCTCAATATACTATGTTCAATAAAAGAAAATgttgagcccgtttggattgatttATATGTTGCTGAAGAattgttttcaacttttttgagtgtttgggtggccaacttaaaatcatacttaaaataagccaaaaaaaaCAATTGGGTATGTTTGGTTTACCTTATCTAAAccagcttataagccaaaaaaataagttgggctatctcaatttttttttgacttataagctgcttccaacttataagttattttacATAAACTAAGTCAAACAGAATACAATGGTtcactgcttatttataaagaTAACGAGAACTAGAGAAAAACTAAGTACTCTAACGAATTCTAACTTGTCCAATAAGCAACAGTAACAACTATGGGGAAATATACggtgactatacaatataactTGCTAAAAGTCATAGAAGTTTacattgactatacaatatagattaatTATAAATGAGCTATACAcaaaatatacattatgatacactcaaaatctaactatacatgaaatatacactgactatacatgtCTATACAACGAATGaccatttttttgataattactttTGCCGAATGGCCATGTGGCATAATTATcccaataattaattcaaaaataaaaactactaatttatgaaacaattaattaaatataaaatatttttgagatcacttttgaatatttataaaattatatagaactatatatatcattaaaatttataaaaatgacaaaacTACTAAAAAGCgacttgaaaatatttcaaattttataaaatataattatttcaatttggttgaaattgaagaaactcGATAATTAATATATGTTATGGGGGATCAAAATTGGGCGTCAAAAACTTGCCCCTTCATTTGGCTAGGATCGATGAAAGAGATCATGGAAAAAGGAAATGACCAATCCAATTTTGGCCGACCACATCTTCATCTTTCTGAAAAGAAATTTTGTACAGACCTTGGGAAATTATGGTCGTACCTTCATATCAGGTTTCCTACATGAGAATTCAGGCTAATTGTAATTTGAAATGCTTGTTGATAAGCATGATTTTGAAGATTTCAAAAGCTATTCTGCTATCGAATTACGGAGAGATCGAAAATCTTGAGAATGCAATAAGAAGAGGTTTGTTGGAGTACAAAAAAGTTTTCAACATCAAGCCTTCCTACATATCCATATATAAGAAATCAGGCTGCTTGTAGTTCGACTCAATCGGttgaaaaaatgatttatttgtcacgattcaaaatgggccatgagtgacacccacacttaaaCTCCTAGGTTGGAGAAccaacaatacaaaccccaacttataaagtataataataacgTGGAATCTCCATttataaagtaagaaataataatccATAGGAGTTTACTACGTAactttccccaaaatctgaaagtcatcacatcaaggacatataattctaaaatactaagtctagaatgtcaacTACTAAAATAACTTAAGTGACATAGTTCGTGCCCAAACACTAAGAACATCGCGTCATGACTAAGATAATCCATcaccagctagaaggatagctcatcCTGAAATCTTATAACTTgaagactgactagagctgaggtcgagtcgaaatCTGTGGAACACTCTCtacactccacaaaataaaataagagaagatacaagtaggggttaatacaggacaacatgtact
The sequence above is a segment of the Solanum dulcamara chromosome 11, daSolDulc1.2, whole genome shotgun sequence genome. Coding sequences within it:
- the LOC129873528 gene encoding lectin-like — encoded protein: MGQSFCCINDPCTKNATLDSNIIIQSYTNDADLPHKCSEILKDACIDVHSYCKDKLYDMLYKGILISDGKTKYWVDRETGKNCFMLFAKNLEIIGQTDHRNWSWQRSKEDMRAEIAVMGEVEELSVHGSFNAELLSPDTKYKVEFVLRFRKSKHVSGWDKNPVRTVLVPPGKTWKEAIQNKVNLAKRGSEEPFEILAGEFFIPQFISHEQIQFILDEKKERKTGLVIKGVKITPVV